The proteins below come from a single Beutenbergia cavernae DSM 12333 genomic window:
- a CDS encoding DUF4032 domain-containing protein: MRPSLQITAASPDPALLTLPWHIPLEEWPEDVLAALPRGISRHVVRFVRLSGRVIAVKEIGETVAYREYELLRQLARLDVPSVEPVGVITGRSAPDGEPLDSVLITKHLQFSLPYRALFSQYLRPDTATRLIDALAVLLVRLHLVGFYWGDVSLSNTLFRRDAGAFAAYLVDAETGDLHERLTDGQRAYDLEIARVNIIGELMDLEAGELLDSSVDTVTVGEMIVHRYEELWQELTVSESFETDELWRVAARIDRLNDLGYDVGELEMSTDIDGTSVRIQPKVVDAGHHHRRLMRLTGLDVQENQARRLLNDMDAYRAGTDRLGEDEEFVAHDWLTEVFEPTVRAVPREMRGKLEPAEVFHEVLEHRWYISQQQERDVPMPEAVKSYIDNVLRHRPDEQAVLGLDTATLAAIADD, translated from the coding sequence ATGCGCCCGTCCCTGCAGATCACGGCGGCTTCCCCTGACCCCGCCCTGCTGACGCTGCCGTGGCACATCCCGCTCGAGGAGTGGCCGGAGGACGTGCTCGCCGCGCTCCCCCGCGGCATCTCCCGGCACGTCGTCCGCTTCGTGCGGCTGTCCGGCCGGGTCATCGCCGTCAAGGAGATCGGCGAGACCGTCGCGTACCGCGAGTACGAGCTGCTGCGGCAGCTGGCCCGGCTCGACGTGCCGTCGGTCGAGCCGGTCGGCGTCATCACCGGCCGCTCGGCGCCGGACGGCGAACCGCTCGACTCCGTGCTCATCACCAAGCACCTGCAGTTCTCGCTGCCGTACCGCGCCCTGTTCAGCCAGTACCTGCGTCCGGACACGGCGACCAGGCTGATCGACGCGCTCGCCGTCCTGCTCGTGCGGCTGCACCTCGTGGGCTTCTACTGGGGCGACGTCTCCCTCTCCAACACGCTGTTCCGGCGCGACGCCGGCGCCTTCGCGGCGTACCTCGTCGACGCGGAGACCGGCGACCTGCACGAACGGCTCACCGACGGGCAGCGGGCGTACGACCTGGAGATCGCGCGCGTCAACATCATCGGCGAGCTCATGGACCTCGAGGCGGGCGAGCTGCTCGACTCCTCCGTGGACACCGTGACGGTGGGCGAGATGATCGTGCACCGGTACGAGGAGCTGTGGCAGGAGCTCACCGTCTCCGAGTCGTTCGAGACCGACGAGCTGTGGCGCGTCGCGGCGCGCATCGACCGGTTGAACGACCTGGGGTACGACGTCGGGGAGCTCGAGATGTCCACCGACATCGACGGCACGAGCGTGCGCATCCAGCCGAAGGTCGTCGACGCCGGGCACCACCACCGCCGCCTCATGCGGCTCACGGGTCTCGACGTCCAGGAGAACCAGGCGCGCCGCCTGCTCAACGACATGGACGCGTACCGCGCCGGCACCGACCGCCTGGGCGAGGACGAGGAGTTCGTGGCGCACGACTGGCTCACCGAGGTGTTCGAGCCCACCGTGCGGGCCGTCCCGCGCGAGATGCGGGGCAAGCTCGAACCCGCGGAGGTGTTCCACGAGGTGCTGGAGCACCGCTGGTACATCTCGCAGCAGCAGGAACGCGACGTGCCCATGCCGGAGGCGGTGAAGAGCTACATCGACAACGTCCTGCGCCACCGGCCGGACGAGCAGGCGGTGCTCGGGCTCGACACGGCCACGCTGGCCGCCATCGCCGACGACTGA
- a CDS encoding endo alpha-1,4 polygalactosaminidase — translation MTHGSSLRTPPRGRRRSETRPRVVSRAARVAGSVAVLLAAVGCWAAPDDGPDPTRGHDAEVTPPPTSGGLDYQLGGAYDPAPGVTVVVRDSTEEPAPGVYSVCYVNGFQTQPAEAETWLRENPELVLHDSTGAVVDPAWPDEYVLDPRTPENREGILAIVGPAIERCAAAGYRAVEIDNLDTFARFDALSEDGNLALATAYADLAHQLGLAVGQKNAAEAAASARGAVGFDFAVTEECFAFGECTAYTDAYGEHVLQVEYADSLAVPFAEVCASPDRAPLVVLRDRGLVPAGVAGHVEERC, via the coding sequence ATGACGCACGGATCCTCCCTGCGGACGCCGCCGCGCGGGCGGCGCCGGTCGGAGACTCGCCCTCGCGTCGTGAGCAGGGCTGCCCGGGTGGCCGGCTCCGTCGCCGTCCTGCTGGCAGCCGTCGGCTGCTGGGCGGCGCCGGATGACGGCCCGGACCCCACGCGCGGCCACGACGCCGAGGTGACGCCGCCGCCGACGTCGGGCGGCCTCGACTACCAGCTCGGCGGTGCGTACGACCCGGCGCCGGGTGTGACGGTCGTCGTCCGCGACTCCACCGAGGAGCCCGCACCCGGCGTGTACTCGGTCTGCTACGTCAACGGGTTCCAGACGCAGCCGGCCGAGGCGGAGACGTGGCTGCGCGAGAACCCCGAGCTCGTCCTGCACGACTCCACCGGCGCCGTCGTCGACCCCGCCTGGCCGGACGAGTACGTGCTCGACCCGCGCACACCGGAGAACCGCGAGGGCATCCTGGCGATCGTGGGCCCGGCGATCGAACGGTGCGCGGCGGCCGGGTACCGGGCGGTCGAGATCGACAACCTCGACACGTTCGCGCGGTTCGACGCGCTCAGCGAGGACGGGAACCTCGCTCTCGCGACGGCGTACGCGGACCTCGCGCACCAGCTCGGCCTCGCCGTCGGGCAGAAGAACGCCGCGGAGGCGGCGGCGAGCGCACGCGGGGCGGTCGGGTTCGACTTCGCCGTCACGGAGGAGTGCTTCGCGTTCGGGGAGTGCACCGCGTACACGGACGCGTACGGGGAGCACGTCCTGCAGGTCGAGTACGCCGACTCGCTGGCGGTGCCGTTCGCCGAGGTGTGCGCCTCGCCGGACCGGGCGCCGCTCGTCGTGCTGCGCGACCGTGGCCTCGTGCCCGCAGGTGTGGCAGGGCACGTGGAGGAGCGGTGCTGA
- a CDS encoding ABC transporter ATP-binding protein encodes MSTQAVLQAKELWAGYGGADVLRGVDLELVPGAAPIGVVGESGAGKSTLIRALVGQVRPSRGHATYRGRSSARLSRRDKKLFRADVRSVSQDGLVVNDPRVTVERTLKGALADARKAGRAHATSIPQLLDFVALEERYALRAVRTLSGGERQRVALASALATRPEILLLDEPLTAIDPQARGEIVRRLAGVVSSLDMGVLLVSHDLEVVERLTSHVHVLADGEFVASGQLADVLARGEHQVVRDLAEAAPLALQRFR; translated from the coding sequence ATGAGCACCCAGGCGGTACTGCAGGCGAAGGAACTCTGGGCGGGCTACGGCGGCGCCGACGTGCTCCGCGGCGTCGACCTCGAGCTCGTGCCCGGCGCCGCGCCGATCGGCGTCGTCGGCGAGTCCGGGGCGGGCAAGTCCACGCTCATCCGGGCGCTGGTCGGCCAGGTTCGGCCGTCCCGCGGCCACGCCACCTACCGCGGGCGCTCGAGCGCGCGGCTGTCGCGACGCGACAAGAAGCTGTTCCGGGCCGACGTGCGCTCCGTGTCGCAGGACGGGCTCGTGGTCAACGACCCTCGCGTCACCGTGGAGCGCACGCTCAAGGGTGCGCTCGCTGATGCGCGCAAGGCCGGCCGGGCGCACGCGACGTCGATCCCGCAGCTCCTCGACTTCGTGGCCCTCGAGGAGCGGTACGCCCTCCGCGCCGTGCGCACGCTCTCCGGCGGCGAGCGGCAGCGCGTCGCGCTCGCGTCCGCCCTGGCGACGCGCCCGGAGATCCTGCTCCTCGACGAGCCGCTCACCGCCATCGACCCCCAGGCGCGCGGCGAGATCGTCCGGCGCCTGGCCGGCGTCGTGTCCTCGCTCGACATGGGCGTGCTCCTGGTGTCGCACGACCTCGAGGTCGTCGAGCGCCTGACGTCCCACGTGCACGTCCTCGCGGACGGCGAGTTCGTCGCGTCCGGCCAGCTGGCCGACGTCCTGGCCCGCGGCGAGCACCAGGTCGTGCGCGACCTGGCCGAGGCCGCGCCGCTCGCGCTGCAGCGCTTCCGCTGA
- a CDS encoding ABC transporter ATP-binding protein — translation MASVTFDHATRIYPGTERPAVDALNLEVADGEFLVLVGPSGCGKSTSLRMLAGLEDVNAGRILIGDRDVTDVQPKDRDIAMVFQNYALYPHMSVADNMGFALKIAGKPKAEIRQRVAEAAKILDLSEYLDRKPKALSGGQRQRVAMGRAIVRQPQVFLMDEPLSNLDAKLRVSTRTQIASLQRRLGVTTVYVTHDQTEALTMGDRIAVLKDGLLQQVGTPRDMYDKPANTFVAGFIGSPAMNLGEFHIEDSAAVLGPARIPLSRETLGGVTDSDNKKITLGFRPESLDVATEGSEGAFPVQVDLVEELGSDAFVYGRLAGDQELAEHITSGAGEAQLIVRVDPRRTPDKGEKVWVKIRAGEQHSFSATTGERLPG, via the coding sequence ATGGCTTCAGTCACGTTCGACCACGCCACCCGCATCTACCCCGGGACCGAGCGCCCCGCCGTCGATGCCCTCAACCTCGAGGTGGCAGACGGCGAGTTCCTCGTCCTCGTCGGCCCCTCCGGATGCGGTAAGTCGACCTCGCTCCGCATGCTCGCGGGCCTCGAGGACGTCAACGCCGGCCGGATCCTCATCGGCGACCGCGACGTCACCGACGTCCAGCCGAAGGACCGCGACATCGCGATGGTGTTCCAGAACTACGCGCTGTACCCGCACATGTCCGTCGCCGACAACATGGGCTTCGCGCTCAAGATCGCCGGCAAGCCGAAGGCGGAGATCCGCCAGCGGGTCGCCGAGGCCGCGAAGATCCTCGACCTGTCCGAGTACCTCGACCGCAAGCCGAAGGCGCTCTCCGGCGGTCAGCGTCAGCGTGTCGCCATGGGCCGCGCCATCGTGCGTCAGCCGCAGGTGTTCCTCATGGACGAGCCGCTGTCGAACCTCGACGCCAAGCTCCGCGTCTCCACGCGTACGCAGATCGCGTCGCTGCAGCGCCGTCTCGGCGTCACCACCGTCTACGTCACGCACGACCAGACCGAGGCCCTCACGATGGGCGACCGCATCGCGGTGCTCAAGGACGGCCTGCTCCAGCAGGTCGGCACGCCGCGCGACATGTACGACAAGCCGGCGAACACCTTCGTCGCGGGCTTCATCGGCTCGCCGGCGATGAACCTCGGCGAGTTCCACATCGAGGACTCTGCCGCGGTGCTCGGCCCCGCCCGCATCCCGCTCAGCCGCGAGACGCTCGGCGGCGTCACCGACTCCGACAACAAGAAGATCACGCTCGGCTTCCGTCCGGAGTCGCTCGACGTCGCGACCGAGGGTTCCGAGGGTGCGTTCCCGGTGCAGGTCGACCTCGTCGAGGAGCTCGGCTCCGACGCGTTCGTGTACGGCCGGCTCGCCGGGGACCAGGAGCTGGCGGAGCACATCACCTCCGGCGCTGGTGAGGCGCAGCTGATCGTGCGCGTCGACCCGCGCCGCACGCCCGACAAGGGCGAGAAGGTGTGGGTGAAGATCCGCGCCGGCGAGCAGCACAGCTTCTCGGCGACGACGGGCGAGCGCCTCCCGGGCTGA